One stretch of Caldinitratiruptor microaerophilus DNA includes these proteins:
- the trxB gene encoding thioredoxin-disulfide reductase — MRDVVILGTGPAGLTAALYTARANLKPLVVEGNEPGGQLTLTTTVENFPGFPDGILGPDLMDNMRRQAEKFGAEFQWGAATRVDFSNPEVKKVWLDDGTEIEARAVIISTGASARLLGLEREKELIGHGVSTCATCDGFFFTDKKIAVVGGGDSAMEEALFLTRYAREVHVIHRRDQLRASKIMQDRAKANPKIHFIWNTVVEALLGDKQLEGVRLRNVKTGEVTEFPLEGLFIAIGHQPNTGFLEGQLELRPDGYIKTRDNVFTSVPGVFACGDVMDSRYRQAITAAGTGAMAALETEKYLEGSMTLGYHYADTAGTGA; from the coding sequence ATGCGCGACGTCGTCATTCTCGGCACCGGGCCGGCGGGTCTGACCGCCGCCCTGTACACGGCACGGGCGAACCTGAAGCCGCTGGTCGTCGAGGGGAACGAGCCGGGCGGGCAGCTGACCCTGACGACGACGGTGGAGAACTTCCCCGGGTTCCCGGACGGCATCCTGGGCCCCGACCTCATGGACAACATGCGCCGCCAGGCGGAGAAGTTCGGCGCGGAGTTCCAGTGGGGCGCGGCCACCCGGGTCGACTTCTCGAACCCCGAGGTCAAGAAGGTGTGGCTCGATGACGGCACGGAGATCGAGGCCCGCGCCGTGATCATCTCCACCGGGGCCTCGGCCCGGCTGCTGGGCCTCGAGCGGGAGAAGGAGCTGATCGGCCACGGCGTGTCCACCTGCGCGACCTGCGACGGCTTCTTCTTCACCGACAAGAAGATCGCCGTGGTCGGCGGCGGGGACAGCGCGATGGAGGAGGCCCTGTTCCTCACCCGGTACGCCCGCGAGGTGCACGTGATCCACCGCCGGGACCAGCTCCGGGCGTCGAAGATCATGCAGGACCGGGCGAAGGCCAATCCCAAGATCCATTTCATCTGGAACACGGTCGTGGAGGCGCTCCTGGGCGACAAGCAGCTGGAGGGCGTCCGGCTCCGCAACGTGAAGACCGGCGAGGTCACGGAGTTCCCCCTGGAAGGCCTCTTCATCGCGATCGGCCACCAGCCGAACACCGGTTTCCTGGAGGGTCAGCTGGAGCTGCGGCCGGACGGCTACATCAAGACCCGCGACAACGTGTTCACGAGCGTTCCCGGCGTCTTCGCGTGCGGTGACGTGATGGACTCCCGCTACCGCCAGGCCATCACGGCCGCGGGCACGGGCGCCATGGCCGCCCTGGAGACGGAGAAGTACCTGGAGGGGTCGATGACTCTGGGTTACCACTACGCCGACACCGCCGGCACCGGCGCGTGA
- a CDS encoding MurT ligase domain-containing protein — MRPKFLLALWAGKLAMALSRRLGRGGSSLPGRIARRIEPRVLDELARGPHMGSLAISGTNGKTTTAKLVAGIAARAGRRVIHNRAGANMIDGVTAAFLEDATWSARPRGEVAVLEVDEASVPGVFAAIRPRVALVTNFFRDQLDRYGELNHTVGLVRQGLERLAAGGRAVLCADDPLCAGLAKGLAPGVQVPVAAGTAAAGIAAAAEPGGPASDTLFYGLEDPTAGGAAAHAADARRCVRCGHPYEYEHVYYAHLGQYRCPACGHRRPRPQVYAENLRDADLTGTTFDLVTPAGVRTCRVQAPGLYNVYNAVGAAAAAYALGVDLDVIAAGLSETSAAFGRMERLKAEGREVLVALVKNPAGYNQVLRTVLGVEGPKNLLLLLNDLAADGTDVSWIWDVDFEVLAARDGELNLVICSGRRAEDLAVRMKYAGVSPARIVVEADPSRALEQGLRFTRPGEVLYVLPTYTAMLELRTVLQQRGYLRGAWDI, encoded by the coding sequence GTGCGACCGAAGTTCCTCTTGGCCCTGTGGGCGGGGAAACTCGCGATGGCGCTGTCCCGCCGCCTTGGCCGGGGCGGGTCCTCGCTGCCGGGCCGGATCGCGCGGCGGATCGAGCCGCGCGTCCTGGACGAGCTGGCACGGGGCCCCCACATGGGCAGCCTCGCGATATCCGGCACCAACGGGAAGACGACGACGGCCAAGCTCGTCGCCGGCATCGCCGCGCGGGCGGGCCGCCGGGTCATCCACAACCGGGCCGGCGCCAACATGATCGACGGGGTGACGGCCGCCTTCCTGGAGGACGCGACCTGGAGCGCCCGGCCCCGGGGCGAGGTGGCCGTCCTGGAGGTCGACGAGGCCTCCGTGCCGGGCGTCTTCGCCGCGATCCGGCCCCGGGTGGCGCTGGTCACGAACTTCTTCCGGGATCAGCTCGACCGGTACGGCGAGCTGAACCACACGGTGGGGCTCGTCCGGCAGGGCCTCGAGCGGCTTGCGGCGGGCGGCCGGGCCGTGCTCTGCGCGGACGATCCCCTGTGTGCCGGGCTGGCCAAGGGGCTCGCCCCGGGGGTCCAGGTCCCGGTCGCGGCCGGAACGGCGGCCGCCGGGATCGCCGCCGCCGCAGAACCCGGTGGACCGGCATCGGACACGCTCTTCTACGGTCTGGAGGACCCCACCGCCGGCGGCGCCGCCGCCCATGCGGCGGACGCCCGGCGCTGCGTGCGGTGCGGGCACCCGTACGAGTACGAGCACGTGTACTACGCCCACCTGGGCCAGTACCGCTGCCCGGCCTGCGGCCACCGGCGGCCCCGGCCGCAGGTGTATGCCGAGAACCTGCGCGACGCGGACCTCACGGGCACCACGTTCGACCTCGTCACCCCGGCCGGAGTGCGCACCTGCCGGGTGCAGGCCCCCGGCCTGTACAACGTCTACAACGCCGTGGGTGCCGCAGCGGCGGCCTACGCGCTGGGGGTCGACCTGGACGTCATCGCCGCAGGCCTCAGCGAGACGTCCGCCGCCTTCGGGCGCATGGAGCGGCTGAAGGCCGAGGGGCGGGAGGTCCTGGTGGCGCTGGTGAAGAACCCGGCGGGGTACAACCAGGTCCTCCGGACGGTACTTGGCGTGGAAGGGCCCAAGAACCTCCTGCTGCTCCTGAACGACCTGGCGGCCGACGGCACCGACGTGTCCTGGATCTGGGACGTCGACTTCGAGGTCCTGGCCGCGCGGGACGGGGAACTGAACCTCGTCATCTGCTCCGGGCGGCGGGCCGAGGACCTAGCCGTCCGCATGAAGTACGCCGGGGTGAGCCCGGCGCGCATCGTGGTGGAGGCGGACCCCTCCCGGGCCCTCGAGCAGGGGCTGCGCTTCACCCGGCCCGGGGAGGTCCTGTACGTCCTGCCGACGTACACCGCCATGCTGGAGCTACGGACGGTGCTGCAGCAGCGCGGCTACCTGCGGGGCGCCTGGGACATCTGA
- a CDS encoding amino acid ABC transporter permease, translating to MQPGFWEFSRDLIPHLARGAVVTVELTFGSFAIGLVLGLIAALCRIARSLPLRAAANLYVTVIRGTPALVQIMALWGALPEFGITLPEFTVGVLALGINSGAYIAEIIRAAIQSIDRGQMEAARSLGMSYAQAMRRIILPQTYRRTLPPLVNELVALTKDTSLVGAVALHELFRNGREVYARTFRAAETWLWVSVFYLAMTVVLSAIAARLERSLEVKE from the coding sequence TTGCAGCCCGGTTTCTGGGAGTTCTCCCGCGACCTCATCCCGCACCTGGCCCGGGGGGCCGTGGTGACGGTCGAACTGACCTTCGGCTCCTTCGCCATCGGGCTGGTCCTCGGACTCATCGCGGCGCTCTGCCGGATCGCACGCAGTCTCCCCCTCCGGGCCGCCGCCAACCTGTACGTCACCGTGATCCGGGGCACGCCGGCGCTGGTTCAGATCATGGCGCTGTGGGGGGCGCTCCCGGAGTTCGGCATCACGCTACCGGAGTTCACCGTGGGCGTGCTGGCGCTGGGGATCAACTCGGGCGCGTACATCGCGGAGATCATCCGGGCTGCCATCCAGTCGATCGACCGGGGTCAGATGGAGGCGGCCCGCTCCCTCGGCATGAGCTATGCCCAGGCGATGCGGCGGATCATCCTGCCCCAGACCTACCGCCGCACCCTGCCGCCCCTGGTGAACGAACTGGTGGCGCTCACCAAGGACACCTCGCTCGTGGGCGCCGTGGCCCTGCACGAGCTGTTCCGGAACGGCCGGGAAGTGTACGCCCGCACGTTCCGCGCCGCCGAGACCTGGCTCTGGGTCTCGGTCTTCTACCTGGCGATGACCGTGGTGCTCTCGGCGATCGCCGCTCGCCTGGAGCGGAGTCTGGAGGTGAAGGAGTAG
- a CDS encoding type 1 glutamine amidotransferase translates to MRAEIRILSLYPEILNIYGDRGNLITLVQRARWHGLEPVVTEASIGDPVDFRRYDLVAIGGGQDREQKLIAADFKDEKGPSLAEAVREGVAVLAVCGAYQLMGKYYRTAQGEEIPGLGIFDAWTEAGSRRMIGDVVVETDLLGGTRTLVGFENHSGRTFLGPSARPLGRVLRGHGNNGEDGHEGIVHRSAVGTYLHGSLLPKNPHLADWLLQRALDYRYGGSVRLGRLDDEFEERAHAAMVRRLLG, encoded by the coding sequence ATGCGCGCGGAGATCCGCATCCTGAGCCTGTACCCGGAGATCCTGAACATCTACGGCGACCGCGGCAACCTCATCACCCTGGTGCAGCGGGCCCGCTGGCACGGGCTGGAGCCCGTGGTCACCGAGGCGTCCATCGGAGACCCGGTCGACTTCCGGCGGTACGACCTGGTCGCCATCGGCGGCGGGCAGGACAGGGAGCAGAAGCTGATCGCGGCGGACTTCAAGGACGAAAAGGGCCCCTCCCTGGCCGAGGCCGTCCGGGAGGGGGTCGCTGTCCTGGCGGTCTGCGGGGCGTACCAGCTGATGGGCAAGTACTACCGCACGGCCCAGGGCGAGGAGATCCCGGGGCTCGGGATCTTCGACGCCTGGACCGAGGCCGGGTCCCGCCGGATGATCGGCGACGTCGTGGTGGAGACCGACCTCCTGGGCGGCACCCGCACGCTCGTGGGGTTCGAGAACCACTCGGGCCGCACGTTCCTGGGCCCGTCGGCGCGCCCCCTTGGCCGGGTCCTGCGGGGTCACGGGAACAACGGCGAGGACGGGCACGAGGGCATCGTCCACCGCAGCGCGGTCGGCACCTACCTGCACGGGAGCCTCCTGCCCAAGAACCCCCACCTGGCCGACTGGCTCCTGCAGCGTGCCCTCGACTACCGGTACGGCGGCTCCGTGCGTCTGGGCCGGCTGGACGACGAGTTCGAGGAGCGGGCCCACGCCGCGATGGTCAGGCGCCTCCTGGGCTAG
- the selB gene encoding selenocysteine-specific translation elongation factor: protein MKHLIIGTAGHVDHGKTALIRALTGQDTDRLPEEKARGISIDLGFAQFRLPSGRRASIIDVPGHERFIRNMLAGITGIDLVLLVVAADEGVMPQTREHLDILQLLGIKQGVVVLTKVDLVDAELLDLVREDVAAAVKGTFLEGAPVVPVSSVTGEGLDRLVQIVDGLLEVTEPKDVTSFARMPVDQAFVRPGFGTVVRGTLVSGRIRTGDRLELLPQGLEVRVRGLQVHGEKVEVAEAGQRVGVNLSGVERAEVRRGDVLAEPGVLRPTDTFAGRLHLLASVPRPLRHGARVHLHTGASEVTGRVLLLDRDELEPGDSAFIQFRSEAPLVVGRGDRFIIRSYSPVHTIGGGGVIEPHARYRRHHAPHLEELRAKETGGRTGVIAETLARRGPVPLAEAELARLIGAPADVLAPDLRALEEAGEILALEGGYWVHRRGYAAFVEAARSALEAFYRQWPLRPGLPKEELRRKAVPQADARAFAAVLGRAVAAGELVLDRDRVLLPGREVRLTPAQESLARSLEAAVRAAGFSPPSVAELRDRFPDALTEELILHLQEEGRVVRLPGDLILHADHLREARERTRQFLRTHPTLTVADFRDLLGTTRKYALPILDHFDTQRWTRRTGDERVAGPLL from the coding sequence GTGAAGCACCTCATCATCGGCACCGCGGGGCACGTCGACCACGGCAAGACGGCGCTGATCCGCGCCCTCACCGGCCAGGACACCGACCGGCTCCCGGAGGAGAAGGCCCGCGGCATCTCGATCGACCTCGGGTTCGCCCAGTTCCGCCTGCCGAGCGGCCGGCGGGCGTCGATCATTGACGTGCCCGGCCACGAGCGGTTCATCCGCAACATGCTGGCCGGGATCACCGGCATCGACCTGGTCCTTCTGGTCGTGGCGGCCGACGAAGGGGTGATGCCCCAGACCCGGGAGCACCTCGACATCCTGCAGCTCCTCGGCATCAAGCAGGGGGTCGTGGTGCTCACGAAGGTCGACCTCGTCGACGCGGAGCTGCTGGACCTCGTCCGGGAGGACGTCGCCGCCGCCGTGAAGGGGACCTTCCTGGAAGGCGCGCCGGTCGTCCCGGTGTCGTCGGTCACCGGCGAGGGGCTGGACCGCCTGGTGCAGATCGTGGACGGCCTGCTGGAGGTCACCGAGCCCAAGGACGTCACCTCCTTCGCCCGCATGCCGGTCGACCAGGCCTTCGTGCGGCCCGGGTTCGGCACCGTGGTGCGGGGCACCCTGGTGAGCGGCCGGATCCGGACGGGAGACCGGCTGGAGCTGCTGCCGCAGGGCCTCGAGGTGCGGGTCCGGGGCCTGCAGGTGCACGGGGAGAAGGTGGAGGTGGCCGAGGCCGGGCAGCGCGTCGGGGTGAACCTCTCGGGCGTGGAGCGGGCCGAGGTGCGCCGCGGCGATGTCCTCGCCGAGCCCGGCGTGCTGCGGCCGACCGACACCTTCGCCGGCCGGCTGCACCTGCTCGCCTCCGTCCCGCGCCCCCTGCGGCACGGCGCCCGGGTGCACCTCCACACGGGCGCCAGCGAGGTGACCGGCCGGGTGCTCCTCCTGGACCGGGACGAGCTGGAGCCGGGCGATTCCGCCTTCATCCAGTTCCGCAGCGAGGCGCCGCTCGTGGTGGGGCGGGGCGACCGCTTCATCATCCGCAGCTACTCCCCCGTGCACACGATCGGCGGCGGCGGGGTGATCGAGCCGCACGCCCGTTACCGGCGCCACCACGCGCCCCACCTGGAGGAACTGCGGGCCAAGGAGACCGGCGGGCGGACGGGGGTCATCGCCGAGACCCTGGCGCGCCGCGGCCCCGTCCCCCTGGCGGAGGCGGAACTCGCACGCCTCATCGGCGCCCCCGCCGACGTGCTCGCCCCGGACCTTCGCGCGCTCGAGGAGGCCGGCGAGATCCTCGCCCTGGAGGGGGGGTACTGGGTCCACCGGCGCGGGTACGCGGCTTTCGTGGAGGCCGCGCGGTCGGCCCTCGAGGCGTTCTACCGCCAGTGGCCGCTGCGCCCCGGCCTGCCGAAGGAGGAGCTGCGCCGCAAGGCGGTCCCCCAGGCGGACGCCCGGGCCTTCGCCGCCGTCCTGGGACGGGCGGTGGCGGCCGGCGAGCTCGTCCTGGACCGGGACCGCGTCCTGCTGCCGGGGCGCGAGGTGCGTCTCACGCCGGCGCAGGAGTCGCTGGCCCGGTCGCTCGAGGCCGCCGTCCGGGCGGCGGGCTTCAGCCCGCCCTCCGTGGCCGAGCTCAGAGACCGCTTCCCCGACGCGCTCACCGAGGAGCTCATCCTCCACCTCCAGGAGGAGGGGCGGGTGGTGCGCCTCCCCGGCGACCTCATCCTCCACGCCGACCACCTGCGCGAAGCCCGGGAACGGACCCGGCAGTTCCTGCGTACGCACCCGACCCTCACGGTCGCGGACTTCCGCGATCTGCTCGGGACCACCCGCAAGTACGCCCTGCCGATCCTCGACCACTTCGACACCCAGCGGTGGACCCGGCGGACGGGCGACGAGCGGGTCGCCGGGCCGCTTCTCTAG
- the ehuA gene encoding ectoine/hydroxyectoine ABC transporter ATP-binding protein EhuA: MAEPIIRVENVHKRFGSLEVLRGLSLRVDPGEVVCIIGPSGSGKSTLLRCINYLEPIQEGRIYVDGELVGMREVNGRLVPAREADLNRMRAKIGMVFQRFHLFPHMTALQNVMEGPLQVRRMRRDEAEALALRLLRKVGLADKATQYPSRLSGGQQQRVAIARALAMEPRIMLFDEPTSALDPELVGEVLQVMRDLAAEGMTMLVVTHEMGFAREVADRVVFIDGGVILEEGPPAEVFGSPRHPRTREFLSKVL, encoded by the coding sequence ATGGCAGAGCCGATCATCCGGGTCGAGAACGTGCACAAGCGCTTCGGCTCCCTGGAGGTGCTCCGGGGCCTGAGCCTGAGGGTCGACCCGGGCGAGGTCGTGTGCATCATCGGCCCCAGCGGGTCGGGGAAGTCCACCCTGCTCCGCTGCATCAACTACCTGGAGCCGATCCAGGAGGGCCGGATCTACGTCGACGGGGAACTGGTCGGCATGCGCGAGGTGAACGGGCGGCTCGTCCCGGCCCGGGAGGCCGATCTGAACCGGATGCGGGCGAAGATCGGCATGGTGTTCCAGCGCTTTCACCTGTTTCCCCACATGACCGCGCTGCAGAATGTGATGGAGGGACCGCTGCAGGTGCGGCGCATGCGCAGGGACGAGGCCGAGGCGCTCGCCCTGCGGCTCCTGCGCAAGGTGGGGCTGGCTGACAAGGCCACGCAGTACCCCTCCCGCCTCTCCGGCGGCCAGCAGCAGCGGGTCGCCATCGCCAGGGCGCTGGCGATGGAGCCGAGGATCATGCTGTTCGACGAGCCGACGTCCGCCCTGGACCCGGAGCTGGTCGGCGAGGTCCTCCAGGTCATGCGGGACCTGGCCGCCGAGGGCATGACCATGCTGGTGGTGACCCACGAGATGGGGTTCGCCCGGGAGGTGGCGGATCGGGTCGTCTTCATCGACGGCGGGGTGATCCTGGAGGAGGGGCCGCCGGCCGAGGTGTTCGGCTCGCCCCGCCATCCCCGCACCCGGGAGTTCCTGAGCAAGGTCCTGTGA
- a CDS encoding glycine/betaine/sarcosine/D-proline family reductase selenoprotein B — MKETGETGMSDPAAALEAIRRSIRSAQDPEFEWLRTAFVPWAHVQVPVRRARVALVTTGGVYLGNDFHEPFDPGQPWGDPGFREFPWVVEAEDLKVAHPYYDDRHAVRDPNVVFPVERLRELADMGVVGGPAPFHYSVMGHLPRPARFLAETLPALVERLRRAQAGAVVVVAVSPLCHQTAALIARGVEAAGIPTVCLGVEPAVWTAVQPPRAVWVRHPVGAPLGQPGNAAKQQQVLRDTLDALETMAERGSLWELPYRWTGDV, encoded by the coding sequence GTGAAGGAGACGGGAGAGACGGGTATGTCCGATCCGGCAGCGGCGCTGGAGGCGATCCGCCGGTCGATCCGGAGCGCGCAGGACCCCGAGTTCGAATGGCTGCGGACCGCGTTCGTGCCCTGGGCGCACGTGCAGGTGCCCGTGCGCCGGGCGCGGGTCGCGCTGGTCACGACCGGTGGGGTGTACCTCGGCAACGACTTCCATGAGCCCTTCGACCCCGGCCAGCCCTGGGGGGACCCCGGTTTCCGGGAGTTCCCGTGGGTGGTGGAGGCGGAGGACCTGAAGGTGGCCCACCCGTACTACGACGATCGCCACGCGGTCCGCGACCCCAACGTGGTGTTCCCGGTGGAGCGGCTGCGCGAGCTGGCGGACATGGGCGTGGTGGGCGGACCGGCCCCCTTCCACTACAGCGTGATGGGCCACCTGCCCCGGCCGGCGCGCTTCCTCGCCGAGACGCTGCCCGCCCTGGTCGAGCGGCTGCGGCGCGCCCAGGCCGGCGCCGTCGTGGTGGTGGCCGTCTCGCCCCTCTGCCACCAGACGGCAGCGCTCATCGCCCGGGGGGTGGAGGCTGCGGGGATCCCCACCGTGTGCCTGGGCGTGGAGCCTGCGGTGTGGACGGCGGTGCAGCCGCCCCGGGCCGTGTGGGTCCGCCACCCGGTGGGGGCGCCGCTGGGGCAGCCGGGCAACGCGGCCAAGCAGCAGCAGGTGCTCCGCGACACGCTCGACGCGCTCGAGACCATGGCCGAGCGGGGATCCCTGTGGGAGCTCCCGTACCGATGGACGGGCGATGTGTGA
- a CDS encoding HAD family hydrolase — protein sequence MPNPGYRLLVLDLDGTLLDARGQLPEAHRRAVQTVRRQGVEVLIATGRDWDAMLDVYRALGLSTPAITIAGAQIVDSDGRVLKEHRMHPDAVAAIESAAEAAGASLVAVQDSGLSLGTRRADDFGPWEIWNPWTRIVGEPLARHRGGKLPLFMAVYGKRSCEALLPLAPALPDTQWELWAPRDDEHVLYLWHRDANKGTALAEFCAARGYRPEEVVAMGDALLDLSMLSWAGTGVAMAAAPDEVKRVCALVTEPDDPHPVATALWRLGLTPTLEPDGRAVAGTAGPGHEGIRLGGPPGGGAKGLPEELPGGPQGGEA from the coding sequence GTGCCGAACCCCGGTTACCGTCTCCTGGTGCTCGACCTGGACGGCACCCTGCTCGACGCCCGGGGCCAACTCCCCGAGGCGCACCGCCGGGCGGTGCAGACCGTGCGCCGGCAGGGGGTGGAGGTGCTCATCGCCACCGGGCGCGACTGGGACGCCATGCTCGACGTCTACCGGGCCCTGGGCCTGAGCACCCCGGCCATCACCATCGCCGGGGCGCAGATCGTCGACTCGGACGGCAGGGTGCTCAAGGAGCACCGCATGCACCCGGACGCCGTGGCAGCGATCGAGTCGGCGGCGGAGGCGGCCGGCGCGTCCCTGGTCGCCGTCCAGGACTCCGGGCTGTCCCTGGGTACGCGGCGGGCGGATGATTTCGGGCCGTGGGAGATCTGGAACCCGTGGACGCGCATCGTGGGCGAGCCGCTGGCCCGCCACCGGGGCGGCAAGCTTCCGCTCTTCATGGCGGTTTACGGCAAGCGGTCCTGCGAGGCGCTCCTCCCGCTGGCGCCCGCCCTGCCCGACACGCAGTGGGAACTGTGGGCTCCTCGCGACGACGAGCACGTCCTGTACCTGTGGCACCGGGACGCGAACAAGGGGACCGCCCTCGCCGAGTTCTGCGCGGCGCGGGGGTACCGACCCGAGGAGGTCGTGGCGATGGGCGACGCCCTCCTCGACCTCTCGATGCTGAGCTGGGCGGGTACGGGGGTGGCCATGGCCGCCGCGCCGGACGAGGTCAAGCGCGTCTGCGCCCTCGTGACCGAGCCCGACGACCCCCACCCCGTGGCCACCGCGCTCTGGCGGCTGGGCCTCACCCCCACGCTGGAACCGGACGGCCGGGCGGTCGCCGGCACCGCCGGTCCCGGTCACGAGGGTATCCGACTCGGCGGGCCGCCGGGGGGCGGGGCGAAGGGCCTGCCCGAAGAGCTGCCCGGGGGTCCGCAGGGCGGCGAGGCGTGA
- a CDS encoding ABC transporter substrate-binding protein, with product MSKMSRAKGAALALLTVLALALTACGKGSAPAASGGGQPAQGQAAQGQGGQEQAKPAGGQATQQAQAGGIAVPQRIKDAGKMTFATDDTYPPMEYKDTDNKTIIGFDVDVANEVARRLGVKAEMVSTEWDGLLVGLTGRRFDAVISSMNVTPERQQQVDFVEYAKLAQVFVVPKGAAPVKKLEDLKGRVVAVQKNTTSEDLARSVQGVKEIKSYDSFADTFIAVEQKRADVIVIDEPVGLFYVKQKPDVFEVTGTAAEPEPVGIALRKDDAELKAAVEAAIAEMKKDGTLAAISKKWFGSDISVR from the coding sequence ATGTCGAAGATGTCCCGGGCGAAGGGGGCAGCGCTGGCGCTCCTGACCGTGCTCGCCCTCGCGCTCACCGCGTGCGGGAAGGGCAGCGCCCCGGCCGCTTCGGGCGGCGGTCAGCCGGCGCAGGGCCAGGCCGCGCAGGGTCAGGGCGGTCAGGAGCAGGCCAAGCCCGCCGGGGGCCAGGCCACCCAGCAGGCCCAGGCCGGCGGCATCGCCGTGCCGCAGCGCATCAAGGACGCCGGCAAGATGACCTTCGCCACCGACGACACCTACCCGCCGATGGAGTACAAGGACACGGACAACAAGACCATCATCGGCTTCGACGTCGACGTGGCGAACGAGGTGGCCCGGCGGCTGGGCGTCAAGGCCGAGATGGTCTCCACCGAGTGGGACGGCCTCCTGGTCGGGCTCACCGGCCGGCGCTTCGACGCCGTGATCTCCAGCATGAACGTCACGCCGGAGCGCCAGCAGCAGGTCGACTTCGTGGAGTACGCCAAGCTGGCCCAGGTGTTCGTGGTGCCCAAGGGCGCCGCCCCGGTGAAGAAGCTCGAGGACCTCAAGGGCCGTGTCGTGGCGGTGCAGAAGAACACCACCTCGGAGGACCTGGCCCGGAGCGTCCAGGGGGTCAAGGAGATCAAGTCCTACGATAGCTTCGCGGACACGTTCATCGCCGTGGAGCAGAAGCGGGCCGACGTGATCGTGATCGACGAGCCGGTGGGCCTCTTCTACGTGAAGCAGAAGCCGGACGTCTTCGAGGTCACCGGGACCGCCGCCGAGCCGGAGCCGGTCGGGATTGCCCTCCGCAAGGACGACGCCGAACTGAAGGCCGCCGTCGAGGCCGCGATCGCCGAGATGAAGAAGGACGGCACCCTCGCGGCGATCAGCAAGAAGTGGTTCGGCTCCGACATCTCCGTCCGCTAG
- a CDS encoding YybS family protein, whose protein sequence is MPSRTTRGLVFGALMAALTVVFVGGAMVLPLTVHLPLPVALVTLRHGLRYGVLSGIVASLLAALLFGWVNVALVLIPLGLLPGLVLGWALHTRKSPATTGAFTALAGLAGLLLTVALSLLIMGQNPLDIQIQTFADAMRQAVARLPAAQQELYRPLLDALPTLMRTLLPLALVLNAALMALLTYYLVHWLFPRLGHAVEPLPPFARWALPVWSVWAYVLVMTPALLLQRHLPAWAVTVVTNVALGMQFLFALQGAAVASWWLQERQAFSPRAATGMAILLLFLPYLGPAAGFLGVLDLALDFRRLRPGPTARTG, encoded by the coding sequence ATGCCTTCCCGCACCACCCGCGGCCTCGTCTTCGGAGCGCTGATGGCCGCCCTGACCGTCGTCTTCGTGGGGGGAGCGATGGTCCTCCCCCTGACCGTGCACCTGCCGCTCCCGGTGGCGCTGGTCACCCTGCGACACGGGCTCCGGTACGGGGTCCTCTCCGGGATCGTGGCCAGCCTCCTGGCCGCGCTCCTCTTCGGGTGGGTGAACGTCGCGCTGGTGCTGATCCCCCTGGGGCTCCTCCCGGGGCTGGTCCTGGGCTGGGCGCTGCACACCCGCAAGAGTCCGGCCACCACCGGGGCGTTCACCGCACTCGCGGGCCTGGCGGGGCTCCTCCTCACCGTGGCCCTGAGCCTCCTCATCATGGGCCAGAACCCGCTCGACATCCAGATCCAGACCTTCGCCGACGCGATGCGGCAGGCGGTGGCACGCCTGCCGGCCGCGCAGCAGGAGCTCTACCGGCCCCTGCTCGACGCCCTCCCCACCCTCATGCGGACCCTCCTGCCTCTGGCGCTCGTCCTCAACGCGGCCCTGATGGCGCTCCTGACCTACTACCTGGTCCACTGGCTCTTCCCGCGGCTCGGCCACGCGGTGGAGCCGCTGCCGCCCTTCGCCCGCTGGGCGCTGCCGGTCTGGTCCGTCTGGGCCTACGTGCTGGTCATGACCCCGGCGCTGCTCCTGCAGCGCCACCTGCCCGCCTGGGCGGTGACCGTCGTGACCAACGTCGCCCTGGGGATGCAGTTCCTCTTCGCCCTGCAGGGGGCCGCGGTCGCCTCGTGGTGGCTCCAGGAGCGACAGGCCTTCTCCCCCCGGGCGGCCACCGGGATGGCGATCCTCCTCCTGTTCTTGCCGTACCTGGGCCCCGCCGCCGGCTTCCTGGGCGTCCTGGACCTCGCCCTCGACTTCCGGCGGCTGCGCCCGGGGCCCACGGCGAGGACCGGCTAG